The following proteins come from a genomic window of Deinococcus malanensis:
- a CDS encoding V-type ATP synthase subunit E, protein MALDKLLEQEAQSEIERIRAEARDRSQMIVAQAQERAQALIESRQRALETQRQAGIVRARSAADLDLNAARLTASESGMSQVYELVNQQIAEITRVPEYRDILGRLIYQAREVISDAEAVEVNPAEAALARELVHDIPVRENPAIQGGVRVVARGGKSGITNTLAGRLERVRGELAPQVSRLLAE, encoded by the coding sequence ATGGCGCTCGACAAGCTTCTCGAACAGGAGGCGCAATCGGAGATCGAGCGCATCCGCGCCGAAGCCCGTGACCGCTCCCAGATGATCGTCGCTCAGGCCCAGGAGCGCGCGCAGGCGCTGATCGAAAGCCGCCAGCGTGCCCTGGAAACCCAGCGTCAGGCCGGGATCGTGCGTGCGCGCAGCGCCGCCGACCTGGACCTGAACGCCGCCCGCCTCACCGCCAGCGAAAGCGGCATGAGTCAGGTGTATGAGCTGGTCAACCAGCAGATCGCGGAAATCACCCGCGTCCCCGAGTACCGTGACATCCTGGGCCGCCTGATCTATCAGGCGCGCGAAGTGATCTCCGATGCCGAGGCCGTGGAGGTCAACCCCGCCGAGGCGGCGCTGGCCCGCGAACTGGTGCACGACATTCCCGTGCGCGAGAACCCGGCCATCCAGGGCGGCGTGCGCGTGGTTGCCCGCGGCGGCAAGAGCGGCATCACCAACACCCTCGCGGGCCGTCTGGAACGCGTCAGGGGCGAACTCGCGCCGCAGGTCAGCCGCCTGCTCGCCGAGTAA
- a CDS encoding V0D/AC39 family V-type ATPase subunit, giving the protein MPDDYSYINTRVRVMRTKLLDGRALDAALASGSYQEFLRVLSETDLGANMRETTTEGAGLPELDRALSQNLFATTQKVLGFADGEAKREIQALLMKWDLVNLKTIVRGIVSGRGADAILEGLIPGGTIRPAALQTAAQSTDLQSAAAAIAISGHPLAQAMRNGAAAYGSSNRLLDLEVALDQGYYRYALQVARNTSLRRYLTREIDVTNALIARAARGTGAQAQALDPNLFVSGGSLDAGGYSRLSGGDAGGVANIAAILEAPSMEEAEVAARTALDTAARNTAAGDPEGVGIILDFLRRKEIEIAKLRLIGRGKYYDLPTDQIRREVQA; this is encoded by the coding sequence ATGCCCGACGACTACTCGTACATCAACACGCGTGTCCGTGTCATGCGGACCAAGCTGCTGGACGGGCGCGCCCTGGACGCGGCGCTCGCGTCGGGCAGCTACCAGGAGTTCCTGCGCGTGCTCAGTGAAACGGATCTTGGCGCCAACATGCGCGAGACCACCACTGAGGGCGCCGGGCTCCCCGAACTCGACCGCGCGCTCTCGCAGAACCTGTTTGCCACCACCCAGAAGGTCCTGGGCTTTGCCGACGGCGAGGCCAAACGCGAGATCCAGGCCCTGCTGATGAAGTGGGATCTGGTCAACCTCAAGACCATCGTGCGCGGCATTGTCAGCGGACGCGGCGCCGACGCGATTCTCGAAGGTCTGATTCCCGGGGGCACCATCCGCCCCGCAGCCCTGCAGACGGCCGCCCAGAGCACCGATCTGCAGAGCGCGGCGGCCGCCATCGCCATCAGCGGCCACCCGCTGGCCCAGGCCATGCGCAACGGTGCGGCGGCTTACGGCAGCAGCAACCGTCTCCTTGATCTGGAAGTGGCGCTGGACCAGGGCTACTACCGCTACGCCCTTCAGGTGGCGCGCAACACCAGCCTGCGCCGTTACCTGACGCGCGAGATCGACGTGACCAACGCGCTGATCGCCCGCGCGGCCCGGGGCACCGGGGCTCAGGCCCAGGCACTTGATCCCAACCTGTTTGTTTCGGGCGGCAGCCTGGACGCAGGGGGGTACAGCCGCCTGAGCGGTGGGGACGCCGGGGGCGTGGCGAACATCGCCGCGATTCTGGAAGCGCCCAGCATGGAAGAGGCCGAGGTGGCCGCCCGTACCGCCCTGGACACTGCTGCGCGCAACACAGCGGCTGGTGATCCGGAGGGGGTGGGCATCATCCTGGACTTCCTGCGCCGTAAGGAAATCGAGATTGCCAAGCTCCGCCTGATCGGGCGCGGCAAGTACTACGATCTGCCCACCGACCAGATCCGCCGTGAGGTGCAGGCATGA
- a CDS encoding V-type ATP synthase subunit A — protein sequence MTQNKQGVVQSIAGPAVIADGMYGAKMYDIVRVGRERLVGEIIRLDGNTAFVQVYEDTSGLTVGEPVETTGLPLSVELGPGMLNGIYDGIQRPLDKIREASGDFIARGIEVSSLDRTKKWAFTPGVQAGDTVVGSGILGTVPEFSFTHKILTPPDKGGKLRWVADAGEYTIDDTIAELEDGTKLRLAHYWPVRAPRPVQKKLDPSLPFLTGMRILDVLFPLVMGGAAAIPGPFGSGKTVTQQSVAKYGNADIVVYVGCGERGNEMTDVLVEFPELVDPKTGGPLMHRTILIANTSNMPVAAREASVYTGITLAEYFRDQGYSVSLMADSTSRWAEALREISSRLEEMPAEEGYPPYLGAKLAAFYERAGAVKTLSGDDGAVSVIGAVSPAGGDMSEPVTQATLRITGAFWRLDAGLARRRHFPAINWNGSYSLFTPILDKWYRQNVGPDFPELRQRIGNLLQQEAALQEVVQLVGPDALQDNERLIIETGRMLRQDFLQQNGFDPVDASASMPKNYGLMKMFLKFYDEADSALRNGATIDEIIQNPVIEKLARARYTPENEFMAYGEGVMDELHNTFKGVKA from the coding sequence ATGACGCAGAACAAGCAAGGCGTCGTGCAGAGCATCGCCGGACCGGCCGTCATCGCAGACGGCATGTACGGCGCGAAAATGTACGACATCGTGCGCGTGGGCAGAGAACGCCTCGTGGGCGAGATCATCCGCCTCGACGGCAACACCGCCTTCGTGCAGGTGTATGAGGACACCAGCGGTCTGACCGTGGGTGAGCCTGTCGAGACCACCGGCCTTCCCCTGAGCGTCGAGCTCGGGCCGGGCATGCTCAACGGCATCTACGATGGCATTCAGCGCCCCCTGGACAAGATCCGCGAAGCTTCGGGCGACTTTATTGCCCGCGGCATCGAAGTGTCCTCGCTGGACCGCACCAAGAAGTGGGCCTTCACGCCTGGCGTGCAGGCCGGTGACACGGTGGTCGGCAGCGGCATTCTGGGCACCGTTCCGGAATTCAGCTTTACCCACAAGATCCTGACGCCCCCTGACAAGGGAGGCAAGCTGCGCTGGGTCGCCGACGCCGGTGAATACACCATCGACGACACCATCGCCGAACTGGAAGACGGCACCAAGCTGCGTCTGGCCCACTACTGGCCTGTGCGCGCGCCGCGTCCGGTGCAGAAGAAGCTCGACCCCAGCCTGCCGTTCCTGACCGGAATGCGCATCCTGGACGTGCTGTTCCCCCTGGTGATGGGTGGCGCGGCTGCGATCCCTGGCCCCTTCGGGTCCGGCAAGACCGTGACCCAGCAGTCCGTCGCCAAGTACGGCAACGCCGACATCGTGGTGTACGTGGGCTGCGGCGAGCGCGGCAACGAGATGACCGACGTGCTGGTGGAGTTCCCGGAACTGGTTGACCCCAAAACCGGCGGACCGCTGATGCACCGCACCATCCTGATCGCCAACACCTCCAACATGCCCGTGGCCGCCCGTGAAGCGAGCGTGTACACCGGCATCACGCTGGCCGAGTACTTCCGCGACCAGGGCTACAGCGTATCGCTGATGGCCGACAGCACCAGCCGCTGGGCCGAGGCGCTGCGCGAGATTTCCTCCCGCCTGGAAGAAATGCCCGCCGAAGAAGGTTACCCGCCCTACCTGGGCGCCAAGCTGGCCGCCTTCTACGAGCGCGCCGGCGCCGTCAAGACCCTCTCCGGTGACGACGGCGCCGTGTCCGTGATCGGCGCCGTGAGCCCCGCAGGCGGCGACATGTCCGAGCCCGTGACCCAGGCCACCCTGCGTATCACCGGTGCCTTCTGGCGTCTGGACGCCGGTCTGGCGCGCCGCCGCCACTTCCCGGCGATCAACTGGAACGGCTCCTACAGCCTGTTCACGCCGATCCTGGACAAGTGGTACCGCCAGAACGTGGGCCCGGACTTCCCGGAACTGCGCCAGCGCATCGGCAACCTGCTGCAGCAGGAAGCCGCCCTGCAGGAAGTCGTGCAGCTCGTCGGTCCCGACGCCCTGCAGGACAACGAGCGTCTGATCATCGAGACCGGCCGCATGCTGAGGCAGGACTTCCTGCAGCAAAACGGCTTTGACCCGGTGGACGCCTCGGCTTCCATGCCCAAGAACTACGGCCTGATGAAGATGTTCCTGAAGTTCTATGACGAGGCCGACTCGGCCCTCAGGAACGGCGCGACCATCGATGAGATCATCCAGAACCCCGTGATCGAGAAGCTGGCCCGCGCCCGCTACACCCCCGAAAACGAGTTCATGGCCTACGGTGAAGGCGTAATGGACGAGCTTCACAACACCTTCAAAGGAGTGAAAGCGTGA
- a CDS encoding HD domain-containing protein has translation MALHWRPSTGEVAPLMAQEVPWSLLAGVRAYALPFYQEPHRAYHTAVHVRELLLGLGRRGVLSPALALAVWGHDLVYEPGATDNEQRSAELFDAWLASRGAPDDLREQVRDLILVTRHVAPAFTHEEALLVDADLSILGASPEAFGVYDAAIRREYAHVPECRYRHGRLAVLRGFLERETLYLTPEYADLDAPARRNLRAAIAALENSR, from the coding sequence TTGGCGCTGCACTGGCGGCCCAGCACGGGTGAGGTCGCCCCCTTGATGGCTCAGGAAGTTCCCTGGTCCCTGCTCGCTGGGGTGCGGGCGTATGCCCTGCCGTTCTATCAGGAGCCCCACCGGGCCTACCACACGGCCGTGCACGTGCGCGAGCTGCTGCTGGGTCTGGGGCGGCGCGGAGTGCTGAGCCCGGCACTGGCCCTGGCAGTCTGGGGCCATGACCTGGTCTATGAACCCGGCGCGACCGACAACGAGCAGCGCAGCGCCGAGCTGTTCGACGCCTGGCTGGCGTCACGGGGAGCACCGGATGATCTGCGTGAGCAGGTGCGGGACCTGATCCTGGTCACCCGGCATGTGGCGCCTGCCTTCACCCACGAAGAGGCCCTGCTGGTGGACGCTGACCTGAGCATCCTGGGCGCCAGCCCGGAAGCGTTTGGGGTCTACGATGCGGCCATCCGCAGGGAGTACGCTCATGTGCCGGAGTGCCGTTACCGGCACGGGCGTCTGGCGGTGCTGCGCGGCTTTCTGGAACGCGAGACACTGTACCTTACCCCGGAATATGCGGACCTTGATGCGCCGGCCCGGCGCAACCTGCGTGCCGCGATAGCAGCGCTGGAAAACAGCCGATAA
- a CDS encoding V-type ATP synthase subunit K yields the protein MTKYNKIVLASLVLALATSGLAAEAGAAAGGPDDMYRGLRAIGAGLALGLGAVGTGIAQARIGSSLVGAVAEDPSKAGSLLLYFLIPETLVIFGFLALFILP from the coding sequence ATGACCAAGTACAACAAGATCGTCCTCGCGTCCCTCGTCCTTGCCCTTGCCACCAGCGGTCTGGCTGCAGAAGCCGGCGCCGCTGCCGGTGGACCCGACGATATGTACCGTGGCCTGCGTGCCATCGGCGCCGGTCTGGCCCTGGGCCTCGGCGCTGTGGGCACCGGCATCGCGCAGGCCCGCATCGGCTCGAGCCTGGTGGGCGCCGTGGCGGAGGATCCCAGCAAGGCCGGTAGCCTGCTGCTGTACTTCCTGATCCCCGAAACCCTGGTCATCTTCGGCTTCCTGGCGCTGTTCATCCTTCCCTGA
- a CDS encoding ROK family protein, whose protein sequence is MTNPIPSAQTASIGVDVGGTKIACGVLRGDQLLERHVQPTPETGWEAVLDAIAAQVQQIQRAHPEARLIGVGIPGPLNADRTRVKFAPNIYGFTDVPMVDGLRDRLGQRIILENDAKAAALAEAHLGAARGAESSVYVTVSTGIGAGIVINGRIWRGRHGIAGELGHVTVMPGGPVSGAGLDGALEAMASGTAIARDASYALNREVSTAEAFSLAQQGHPGARRVVMQALKHIGVALADLQKVLDPEVFVIGGGVASVGDFFFQGVQAAANDYAAGFAPVTIRRAQLGTDAGVIGAALAAQHG, encoded by the coding sequence ATGACCAATCCCATCCCCAGTGCCCAGACCGCCAGTATCGGCGTGGACGTGGGCGGCACCAAGATCGCCTGCGGTGTGCTGCGAGGCGATCAGTTGCTCGAGCGCCACGTGCAGCCAACCCCCGAGACCGGCTGGGAGGCGGTCCTTGACGCCATTGCTGCCCAGGTGCAGCAGATTCAGCGCGCGCATCCGGAGGCCCGCCTGATCGGCGTGGGCATTCCCGGCCCCCTGAACGCCGACCGAACCCGGGTCAAATTTGCGCCCAACATCTACGGCTTCACCGACGTCCCCATGGTCGACGGCCTGCGCGACCGCCTGGGCCAGCGCATCATTCTGGAAAACGACGCCAAGGCCGCCGCCCTGGCCGAGGCCCACCTGGGTGCAGCCCGCGGCGCCGAGAGCAGCGTGTACGTCACCGTCAGCACTGGCATCGGCGCCGGGATCGTCATTAACGGGCGCATCTGGCGCGGCCGGCACGGCATCGCCGGTGAGCTGGGGCATGTCACGGTCATGCCCGGCGGGCCGGTCAGTGGCGCGGGCCTGGACGGCGCCCTGGAGGCCATGGCCAGTGGTACGGCCATTGCCCGCGACGCCAGCTACGCCCTGAACCGCGAGGTCAGCACCGCAGAGGCCTTCTCGCTGGCGCAGCAGGGTCACCCAGGCGCCCGGCGTGTGGTCATGCAGGCCCTCAAGCACATCGGCGTGGCGCTGGCCGACCTGCAGAAGGTGCTGGACCCGGAAGTGTTCGTGATCGGCGGCGGCGTGGCCAGCGTGGGGGACTTTTTTTTCCAGGGGGTTCAGGCCGCCGCCAACGACTACGCGGCCGGCTTCGCCCCCGTCACCATCCGGCGTGCGCAGCTGGGCACCGACGCGGGAGTGATTGGCGCTGCACTGGCGGCCCAGCACGGGTGA
- a CDS encoding V-type ATP synthase subunit D: MAGQISPTRSALLASKASLKTASGGADLLKRKRDALIGEFFALVKDALAAREQLGGVSKGAYTSLFGAKAWDSPEAVESLSLAGSGDYAVNMQIESIYGVKVPRINIPERNQTTNFSPINVGARTIQAATDFGGVMEAIVKVAATETKLRRIGEEIKKTSRRVNALEQVVIPGIEDDIRFIRGVLDQREREASYTQKKIKAKIEAKAEQQRKDIQSGNHGSAAD, translated from the coding sequence ATGGCAGGACAGATCAGCCCTACCCGCAGCGCCCTGCTCGCCAGTAAGGCCAGCCTCAAGACGGCGTCCGGCGGCGCAGACCTGCTCAAGCGCAAGCGTGACGCCCTGATCGGCGAATTCTTTGCCCTGGTCAAGGACGCGCTGGCGGCGCGCGAGCAGCTCGGCGGTGTCAGCAAGGGTGCCTACACCAGCCTGTTCGGGGCCAAGGCCTGGGACAGCCCCGAAGCTGTGGAGAGCCTCAGTCTGGCAGGAAGCGGCGACTACGCCGTGAATATGCAGATTGAAAGCATCTACGGCGTCAAGGTCCCCCGCATCAATATTCCTGAGCGCAACCAGACGACGAACTTCAGCCCCATCAACGTCGGGGCGCGCACCATTCAGGCGGCCACCGATTTTGGCGGCGTCATGGAAGCCATCGTGAAGGTCGCCGCAACCGAAACCAAGCTGCGCCGGATCGGCGAGGAGATCAAGAAGACCTCCCGCCGCGTCAATGCTCTGGAGCAGGTTGTGATTCCCGGCATCGAGGACGACATCCGCTTCATCCGTGGCGTGCTCGACCAGCGCGAACGCGAGGCCAGCTATACCCAGAAGAAGATCAAGGCCAAGATCGAGGCCAAGGCCGAGCAGCAGCGCAAGGATATTCAGTCGGGCAACCACGGCAGCGCCGCGGACTGA
- a CDS encoding V-type ATP synthase subunit B has product MTLLQKEYNDVAYISGPLLFVNAASDLAYGAIVNIKDATGRSRGGQVISVTDQNAVIQVFEETRGLDLATASVSLVEDVARLGVSKEMIGRRFDGLGRPIDGLPQVVAEQRLSINGQAMNPAARAKPEEFIQTGISTIDVQTSLIRGQKLPIFSGSGLPHNELAAQIARQAKVPGHEGDFAVVFAAMGLTQREVSFFTQEFERTGALARSVLFLNKADDPAVERLLTPRMALTTAEYLAFEHGYHVLVILTDLTNYCEALREIGGAREEIPGRRGFPGYMYTDLASLYERAGVVEGKPGSVTQVPILSMPDDDITHPIPDLTGYITEGQIVVDRTLNSKGVFPPINPLPSLSRLQGNGIGKGKTRADHKNISDQLFAAYANGLDLRKLVAITGEDALTETDKLYLRFADDFEQYFIGQGDQDRSIDDSLTVAWGILSKLPQSQLTRISKDAIDKYYGTKMDEMWKGSRSLG; this is encoded by the coding sequence GTGACCCTTCTCCAGAAGGAATACAACGACGTCGCGTACATCTCCGGTCCGCTGCTGTTCGTGAACGCGGCCTCGGATCTGGCGTACGGCGCCATCGTGAACATCAAGGACGCCACCGGGCGCTCACGCGGCGGTCAGGTCATCTCGGTGACCGACCAGAACGCCGTGATCCAGGTGTTCGAGGAAACCCGTGGTCTGGACCTGGCGACCGCCAGCGTGAGTCTCGTTGAGGACGTGGCGCGCCTGGGCGTGAGCAAGGAAATGATCGGCCGCCGCTTCGACGGCCTGGGCCGCCCCATTGACGGGCTGCCCCAGGTTGTGGCTGAGCAGCGCCTGAGCATCAACGGTCAGGCCATGAATCCGGCCGCGCGCGCCAAGCCCGAGGAGTTCATCCAGACGGGCATCAGCACCATCGACGTGCAGACCAGCCTGATCCGTGGCCAGAAGCTGCCGATCTTCTCCGGCTCGGGTCTGCCGCACAACGAACTGGCCGCGCAGATCGCCCGTCAGGCCAAGGTGCCCGGTCACGAGGGTGACTTCGCCGTGGTCTTCGCCGCGATGGGTCTGACCCAGCGCGAAGTCAGCTTCTTCACCCAGGAGTTCGAGCGCACCGGTGCGCTGGCCCGCTCGGTCCTGTTCCTGAACAAGGCCGATGACCCGGCCGTCGAGCGTCTGCTGACCCCCCGCATGGCGCTGACCACCGCCGAGTACCTGGCTTTCGAGCACGGCTACCACGTGCTGGTGATCCTGACCGACCTGACGAACTACTGCGAGGCGCTGCGTGAAATCGGCGGTGCGCGTGAAGAGATCCCCGGTCGCCGTGGCTTCCCCGGCTACATGTACACCGACCTGGCGTCCTTGTACGAGCGCGCCGGCGTGGTGGAAGGCAAGCCCGGCTCGGTCACCCAGGTGCCGATCCTGTCGATGCCCGACGACGACATCACCCACCCCATCCCCGACCTGACCGGGTACATCACCGAGGGTCAGATCGTGGTGGACCGCACCCTGAACTCCAAGGGTGTGTTCCCGCCGATCAACCCGCTGCCCAGCCTGAGCCGTCTGCAGGGCAACGGCATCGGCAAGGGCAAGACCCGCGCCGACCACAAGAACATCTCCGACCAGCTGTTCGCGGCCTACGCCAACGGTCTGGACCTGCGCAAGCTGGTGGCCATCACCGGTGAGGACGCGCTGACCGAAACCGACAAGCTGTACCTGCGCTTCGCCGATGACTTCGAGCAGTACTTCATCGGTCAGGGCGACCAGGACCGCAGCATCGACGACAGCCTGACGGTCGCCTGGGGCATCTTGTCCAAGCTGCCCCAGAGCCAGCTGACCCGTATCTCCAAGGACGCCATCGACAAGTACTACGGTACCAAGATGGACGAAATGTGGAAGGGCAGCCGGAGCCTGGGCTAA
- a CDS encoding V-type ATP synthase subunit F yields the protein MTHSGSTQRVAVLSDTETATGYRLAGAQVIEASRENAVQILEQTILSGDFGLIAVDTGLIPDPASATARVMRGRDLPILLPIPSLKDAFATDTVDAKAYMGKLVRDTIGFDIKL from the coding sequence ATGACGCACTCAGGCAGCACCCAGCGTGTCGCTGTGCTCAGCGATACCGAAACCGCCACAGGCTACCGTCTGGCCGGCGCGCAGGTCATCGAGGCCAGCCGCGAGAACGCGGTCCAGATTCTGGAACAGACCATCCTCAGCGGCGACTTCGGTCTGATCGCGGTGGACACTGGCCTGATCCCGGACCCGGCCAGCGCGACTGCACGTGTCATGCGCGGCCGTGACCTGCCCATTCTGTTGCCGATCCCTAGCCTCAAGGACGCCTTTGCCACCGACACGGTAGATGCCAAGGCGTACATGGGCAAACTGGTCCGCGACACCATCGGCTTCGACATCAAGCTGTAA
- a CDS encoding septum formation initiator family protein gives MDHGAPPPPPAPRRDLWRRLSRLPLSMMLASLLTGLGIVQLTFQLGHTAYRSVTWSQQTRETRERIQGLERDVKILRDAERNATNPDYLREQARCQGFVGADEQVVVATNAPDTPRENCRIIRLP, from the coding sequence ATGGATCATGGTGCTCCCCCGCCACCGCCCGCACCGCGCCGGGACCTATGGCGGCGTCTGAGCCGGCTGCCCCTGAGCATGATGCTGGCCAGCCTGCTCACTGGCCTGGGCATCGTGCAGCTGACGTTCCAGCTGGGACATACCGCCTACCGCAGCGTCACGTGGAGCCAGCAGACCCGCGAGACCCGCGAACGTATCCAGGGTCTGGAGCGTGACGTGAAAATCCTGCGGGATGCCGAGCGCAACGCCACCAATCCGGACTACCTGCGCGAGCAGGCGCGCTGTCAGGGGTTTGTGGGGGCAGACGAACAGGTCGTTGTGGCGACCAATGCCCCAGACACCCCGCGCGAGAACTGCCGCATTATCCGCCTGCCCTGA
- a CDS encoding thymidine phosphorylase: MASYNISDLIRRKRDGQTHTREELEALVLGYTRGEVPDYQISAWLMAVYLRGMAEQETADLTMVMAQSGDLMNLGDLPRTVDKHSTGGVGDKTSLILAPMLSALGLTVAKMSGRGLAHTGGTIDKLESIPGWTPELEEARFLSQAREIGLALVGQSKDLAPADGKLYALRDVTATVDCLPLIASSIMSKKLASGAHTVVLDVKVGAGAFMRTLEDGRGLARAMVDIGTRAGRQVRAVLTDMDTPLGHMAGNSLEVLEALDTLRGQGPQDLTELCVSLAVEALVAQGETPTQAEARARATLSDGSALQRFRAFVEAQGGDASYVDEPSRFDVAPGRADIVAPGSGFVERVDALSVGRAVLALGGGRERKGEAIDHGVGVELLRKPGEAVQAGEAILRLYHRDGRGLEIAQRLLHEGLNISEAAPQPEPLILDRVN, encoded by the coding sequence ATGGCTTCATACAACATCTCCGATCTGATCCGCAGGAAACGCGACGGCCAGACCCACACCCGCGAGGAGCTTGAAGCGCTGGTGCTGGGGTACACCCGTGGAGAGGTTCCGGACTACCAGATCAGCGCCTGGCTGATGGCGGTGTACCTGCGGGGCATGGCCGAACAGGAAACGGCGGACCTGACGATGGTGATGGCCCAGAGCGGCGACCTGATGAACCTGGGCGACCTGCCCCGGACTGTCGACAAGCACTCCACCGGAGGCGTGGGCGACAAGACCAGCCTGATCCTGGCCCCGATGCTCTCAGCACTGGGGCTGACGGTGGCCAAGATGAGCGGCCGGGGGCTGGCCCACACGGGCGGCACCATCGACAAGCTGGAGAGCATTCCCGGCTGGACCCCGGAACTGGAGGAGGCTCGGTTTCTGTCACAGGCGCGTGAGATCGGTCTTGCGCTGGTCGGGCAGAGCAAGGATCTGGCCCCGGCGGACGGCAAGCTCTACGCCCTGCGCGATGTGACGGCCACGGTCGACTGCCTGCCGCTGATCGCCAGCTCAATCATGAGCAAGAAGCTGGCGTCCGGGGCCCATACGGTGGTGCTGGACGTCAAGGTCGGCGCAGGAGCCTTTATGCGTACCCTGGAAGACGGCCGCGGGCTGGCACGCGCCATGGTGGACATCGGGACGCGGGCCGGGCGGCAGGTGCGCGCCGTGCTGACCGATATGGACACGCCGCTGGGGCACATGGCAGGCAACAGCCTGGAAGTGCTCGAAGCTCTGGACACGCTGCGGGGTCAGGGACCGCAGGATCTGACCGAGCTGTGTGTGTCCCTGGCGGTCGAAGCCCTGGTGGCCCAGGGAGAGACCCCCACCCAGGCGGAGGCACGTGCCCGCGCCACCCTGAGCGACGGCTCGGCATTGCAGCGGTTCCGGGCCTTTGTGGAGGCTCAGGGAGGAGACGCCAGCTATGTGGACGAGCCTTCCAGGTTCGACGTGGCGCCGGGACGCGCGGACATCGTGGCTCCGGGCAGCGGCTTTGTTGAGCGGGTGGACGCCCTGAGCGTGGGGCGGGCGGTGCTGGCCCTGGGCGGCGGCCGGGAGCGCAAAGGCGAAGCGATTGATCACGGAGTGGGCGTCGAACTGCTCCGCAAGCCCGGCGAGGCCGTGCAGGCCGGCGAAGCCATACTGCGGCTCTACCACCGCGATGGCCGCGGCCTGGAGATAGCCCAGCGTCTGCTGCACGAGGGCCTGAACATCAGCGAGGCTGCCCCGCAGCCCGAGCCGCTGATTCTGGACCGCGTGAACTGA
- a CDS encoding (4Fe-4S)-binding protein: protein MSHPTNSDLAQGKAYSGHGVTVYYDARRCVHVANCVRALPTVFRPGERPWIQADQASAEEVAAVVRACPTGALHYVLTDDGPEQPEDITTVTLVPDGPLVLRGNLNIAGQREVRAALCRCGASSNKPYCDGTHAQVGWTSH from the coding sequence ATGAGCCACCCCACAAACAGTGACCTCGCCCAGGGCAAGGCCTACAGCGGACATGGCGTGACGGTGTACTACGACGCCCGGCGCTGCGTGCATGTCGCCAACTGCGTGCGGGCCCTGCCCACAGTGTTCCGCCCCGGCGAGCGGCCGTGGATACAGGCGGATCAGGCCTCTGCCGAAGAGGTCGCGGCGGTCGTGCGCGCCTGTCCGACCGGGGCGCTGCACTATGTCCTGACCGATGATGGCCCAGAACAGCCGGAGGACATCACTACCGTTACCCTGGTGCCGGACGGACCGTTGGTGCTGCGCGGCAACCTGAACATTGCAGGCCAGCGTGAGGTGCGCGCCGCACTGTGCCGCTGTGGAGCAAGCAGCAACAAGCCTTACTGTGACGGTACGCATGCCCAGGTGGGATGGACCAGCCACTGA
- a CDS encoding acyl-CoA thioesterase: MTDVSPSAPAQAAPGRIPELNWADAHRASIQMRYSDIDTNHHVNNGRYGEYLENARIMLMRDVGLWDAGERTVLARMELDYVQEIRAGQDLMVESLIERLGRTSWTVVARILADGVPCAFSRAVLVRVNTDHQPQPLPEWVREALSTLMVRP; the protein is encoded by the coding sequence ATGACCGACGTCTCCCCTTCTGCCCCGGCCCAGGCAGCACCCGGCCGGATTCCGGAGCTGAACTGGGCCGACGCCCACCGCGCCAGCATCCAGATGCGCTACAGCGACATCGACACCAACCATCACGTCAATAACGGCCGCTACGGCGAATACCTGGAAAATGCCCGCATCATGCTGATGCGCGACGTCGGTTTGTGGGATGCCGGTGAACGCACCGTCCTGGCCCGCATGGAACTGGACTACGTGCAGGAGATCCGCGCCGGACAGGACCTGATGGTCGAGTCCCTGATCGAGCGTCTGGGCCGCACCAGCTGGACCGTCGTGGCCCGGATTCTGGCCGACGGCGTGCCGTGCGCCTTTTCCCGTGCGGTGCTGGTACGCGTCAACACCGATCATCAGCCTCAGCCGCTGCCGGAGTGGGTGCGTGAAGCCCTCTCGACGTTGATGGTCCGCCCGTGA